A window of Mucilaginibacter robiniae genomic DNA:
ATCAGGCTGCCAAACAATTGGGCATGCCAGCTTTCTTTAAAGGGCACCTCCCACTTGTTCTCCAGTTCACTCAAGGTTTGTATAGTATTGTTAAAAACGATGGTATCAGGCGTTATTTTACCTTCTTTAATCAAGTTCTCGAACTTAGCACGTGAGGCCGACAAAATGCGATCGCCGTCACGATAAGCCATATCAAAACGATCAAACAAATTTGTATTGTATTTCTGCTCCAATTCTTTCAAGAAGCGGACAGATTTATCGATAGAACAGCCACTGGCGTCCGCCTGACTTTCATCAACCACTAAAATAATAAAGCGATTGTAATGCACGATACCTGTAGCTTTCAATTGATGGTTATGTGCAGTCCAATCTTGGGTAAAGCTATCTAACTGCTGCTGTATCTGGCTGGTTTCGGCAGGCGTTAACTCACAACCTGACTGATAAATCCAAATCCTTGAATTTTTAGAAAATTGCATAAACAAATTTATGATTTTTTAATTTAGGGTTCCACTTTGCTTGTCATGTTAAAATCAGCTTTCACTTCCATCCGTTCTGTCGGTATTATACTATTTTTGATTACCGGTGGTATCAGTAGCTATGCTTTTCAATGCTATACCGACAAACAGCAATGCTTAACGTGGAGCAATGGTTGCTTAGATCAGGCTTATGACTACTCCACCGAAGCCCAACTGAAAAAGTGGGACATCAGCATTACTAATGATTGTTTTTTACGTTTTCGCAAAACCTATAACAACGGCAAGCAAGAATATTACTCTTTTAAACTCAACCGGTTTTCTGATTTAGATTATTGGGGCACTGCCCATTCTGGCCTACTACGCATCAAAACACAGGCAAATGACATTATTGTACAAACCTATAATGACCCGAAAGGCAATATTGATTCTATGACTACCGTGCTAAGCATTCCAGCTAAAAATATGGAGCCCGAACGGCTGGACAGTCTACGTCAAGCTTTACTACAATTAAAAATGCTTTAATAGCAAAATATTTTAAATTGTATATCAACTAGTTAAGCTTAATACCATTTTAATCCCTAACATTTTTTCAAAATAAATTTCCATTATTCAAAAAACACACTACATTTGCAGTCCCAAAACACGGGAACGGTATCATAGCTCAGTTGGTAGAGCAAAGGACTGAAAATCCTTGTGTCGCTGGTTCGATTCCAGCTGATACCACTCAGAAGATCAGGCTTTTAGATGAAAATCTAAGAGCCTTTTTCTTTTATTGGTACAACAATGGTACAACATTTCACTTTGTTGTACCAATCGGTAAAAATTGTATCTTGCCATTACTTAAACCAGAGTATGGCAATCGAAACCAAATTCATCTGCCTTGAAGACACCGCCTTTGAAGAATTAATCAAAAGGGTTGTTGCGCAGGTTAAAGCCCAAACGGACAACAAGGAAGATAAATGGATTGACGCTTCCGAGGCGATGAAAAAACTACGCATTAGCAGCCGCACCACTTTACAAAATTTGCGAGATGATGGCAGCATTGAGTTTACCAAGCTTTCCGAAAAGCATATCTTGTACAACACTCATTCCATTGACCGTTACTTGGAGAAACACGCTAAGAAGACATTTTGATATGACCGAGCAGGAAGAAGAAAAACGGGTAGCGGCAGCATTCAACGCTGGCTACACGTTACAACAACATGAACCGCAATTACTTGAAAAAATAACCACCGATGCCAATAAGCAAAGTGATTTTGTTAACTACATGGCGATGGGACAGCGGCAGCAGAAGAAAGAAACGCTAATCCAGCAGCAACTAAAGATTAAACAAACGCAAAGGAATAAGAAGCAGCAACGCGGTAGGTAAAGTATATGCTATCCGTTATTATGATCTATTCAATATCAAAAGTCCGTTAAACTAAGCAGGTTTACGATGATGTAAATGCTGCCATATTGAAATACTTAAAGCTGCTGATTAGTTGGACAACTTGTATATCAATTGATTGATTGGTGGTAACTCTTAAGAAAAAAACAGTTTAATAATTCTCAATCAATGATTAATCAAATGCATAAAGAATTTTCTCAAGCAGTAGCCGAAAAAATTGGTTATTACGTCTATCTTTTAAAAGACCCAAGAAACAACACTATTTTCTATATTGGAAAAGGCAAAGGAAATCGTGTATTTAATCACATAAATTGCGAAATAGAAGATGCAACGAACAATGATAAGCTAACGTTAATCAAAGATATTGGTAACGATAATGTTGAGCGTTACATTTTAAGACATAATTTAACCGAAGAGCAAGCATTTGAAATTGAATCAGCTTGCATTGACCTATTAGGGTTAGAAAACTTAAGTAACAAAGTGTTGGGGCATGATGCTTGGGAACGTGGCTTAAAAAGTATTGACGAGATGGTTCAACACTATGATGCAAAACCGATCACTATTGATGAGCCTGCAATCATCATTAAGATTAATCGACTTTATGTGAGAAATATGAGTGAGATTGATTTATACTACGCTACACGGCATAAATGGAAAGTAGGTTTGAACCGAAAAAAAGTTAAATACGCAATAGCAGCATACAAAGGATTAGTAAGAGAGGTTTATACTATAGAGGGGTGGACAAAGTGTGATGATGGGAGATTTGAATTCTTTGATCAAGTTGCTCCCATTGACATTAGAATGAAATATAATAATAAATCACTAGAAAATTATATTAAGAAAGGTGCTCAAAATCCTTTTCAATACGTAAATATTTAGCCCCTTGGAAAACTTTTCTAATTCTTCCGTTTTAAATTTTTTTCATACAATTCGTCAAATGTGTTGTAAAATGTTATCCACGTTTGCACATACCAGACAAAAATTTAACGACAGCTACAGTTTAAATATTAAAATCTTTGTCCGGTCATTGCCACTCGTAGTTACGCCAGGTATAAATCGTGTTTACGCATAACGCTAAATTATGATAACAATTTGTTTTATCTCTATAAATAATAATATTTAAGAACTTGTATTAGAATGACGATATACAAGCTAACTATATAATTCCTTTAAACCATAAACCATTATTGTAACCCTCCCTTAGTTCGGACTGGTGTTTTATAGACTTAATGATTCAAAAATAGTTTTATTGTTGTTGTAACTGTGGGGATGTTGGAAACTCGCCAGAGTTTTCAATATCCCCACAGTTTAGCCGCTTGTACAGGTCTGGCGTTATACCTCCCAGTGCTTCATGCGGCCTGCTGTAATTGTAATCTTCCATCCATTCATCGGCTAAAATCTGTACCTGGTTGATGTCTTCAAATAAGTAAGCATCGAGTATATTCTCCCGAAAGGTTCGGTTAAAGCGTTCGATGTATCCATTTTGCATAGGCTTGCCCGGCTGCGTATATTGTACCTCAATGCCTTTACTCGCACACCAGTCTTTGAACTCTTTACTGATGAATTCAGGGCCATTATCTACCCTGATGCAACTGGGTTTACCTTGCTCATGAATGCTTCGCTCCAATATCTGTGTTACCCTGGTTGCTGGCATTGTATGGGCAGCTTCAATCGCGATAACCTCTCTATTGTAATCATCGATAATGTTGAGCGTACGGAACCTTCTTTTGTTCACCAGTACATCACACATAAAATCCATTGACCAAGTTTGACCGGCTTGCTCAGGCACTATCAGCGGTACCCTGACTCTTGCCGGTACACGTCTGCGTACCTTACGGCGCTTATTCATGCCCAAAAGCAAATATACTCTGCGCACGCGCTTGTAATTCCACTGAAAACCTTGCTGGCGAATGCGGCTGTAATACAGGTCTTGGCCTTCGGTAGGGTGCTTTTCAGCGAGTTCCACTAACTTATTTATAGTTTCAGAATCATCACGAACGTTTCTGTAATAAAACATGGATTTGGGCAGCTTGACTACCCGGCAAGCCCTGCTGATGCTTACGCTGTAACCTTCCAGTAAGTAAGCAACCATGTCCTTGCGCTGGCAGGGCTTTAGAACTTTTTTGAGAGCACGTCCTTCAGCATCTTATTATCCAGCGCCAGTTCTGCATACATGTGTTTCAGCTTACGGTTCTCTTCTTCCAGCTCTTTGAGCCGTTTCAGTTCCTGGCTGTCCATGCCGGCATACTTCTTTCGCCAGTTATAAAAGGTCGATTTGTGAATGCCGAGTTCCCGGCAGATATCAGTTAGCTCACGGCCTCCTTCATACTCTTTGATGGCCTTGCGGGGTCTGTGCTTCGGTGATAATAGAGTTCTTCATTATTGACTGTTTAAAGTTAAGACTTTTCGTCCTCTAAGCAGTCCGGTTTTTAGGAGGGGTTACATGCCAACATTTGAGGCAGCAAACTAATGCCACTCCATTGATCGTAGGCTAGCAAATCAACCGGATAGCTTTCCTGAAAAACCAAATCATCTTCCGTATTAATAGTAATAGTGATTCTGCTAGCTATACGTTCAGTAAGGTAAGCAAGGTATTTAGATGAAACGTTTAAGAGTATTGATTTAAATTCATAAGTCTCACCACGACTCAAAAAGTCAATGTTATATTTCCATACATCGGCAAAATCATGTTCTGTAGTAATTTCAATGCCTACATTCGTCCCGTTCTGATCGCTTTGGTTCTGAAGCGTAAATTCTCGAATAACAGGAACATGGTTTTGTTGAAATGCAAAGTTAATCGCCGGAATATAAGCAAAGTTAACCTTTGCCGCAGATAAAGTTAAGGTATTCATATTAGGTGATTAAAATAGTGAATATTTTAATCAAAATAATGTAAGACTGAAATGAAATAAAATTCAACTACTCTCAAATATAAATTTATATACTAAACGACTTTCTGGATAAAAAGACTGCTGCTTACTACAATATGGCCTGTTACCTAAGCTTGGAAGAGCATACAGATTCCGCACTCATTATTTTAAGGCACGCTTCATTTGCTTAATGATGCAGATTGACGCCTTTACATCCATTGGAGGCTTAGAGACTCCTGACGAAAGTAAAAAGGAACTCAATGTATATCCGGTTAAAGCTCGCTTTTTACTACTGACATCCATCACTTCTGTACCAATTATGATAGTGTCATGGCTGATACGGCGCGTTTCAAGCAAGTCATGAAAGCTGGTTACTTTGAACAAAGCCAACAGAAACATGAATAATCATAAGATACATAAAGTAAGCCGTACCGACTTTTTTGTCCAGCATATCAGATCAGCTCCGGAATTTTATAGTGCTATCTAAAAGTGGAGCAATACAACATTGCTTTTTCGGCACCCTATGTGAAGATAAAAACAAATTTGAAGCAGATTCACCAAAGATATATATTACACCTGGTACAATAACTGGTTAGCTAATTCACAACAAGCAACACCAAATAACCTATCGGATTAGGACTATTGGATAAGAGATCAGTTTTGTAAGTGTTACTACGAACAGGCACTGGATAAAAGCAAGGCAAGCTATTTATAATATCTTGCATATTCAGGATTCTAAAACTTTTTAGCACGAAGACAGAGGGAAAATAAGGTTGCTTCCTTGCCATAGAGAAGAGGTCTATTTTCTTAATAAAGCCACGAAGACAGAAGGCAGCTTTGCAAGTTCGAGAACAACTTCTTAGGATAGACAATTGTCTATCCTAAGAAGTCTTTGTTTCTCTTTAAAGTAGTTTATGGCTATTATTACCTCTTGATCCAAAACTATACGTAAGCATAATTTCGTGGGTGGCAAAGGTAAACTGACTAATGTTGTTGTTAGCCGTACCAAATTGATAAGCATAACCTAAACGCAAGCCATCTACCTGAACGCTTAATATCCCAGCCATCTCGTTGTTGGTTCGGTAATTGGCGCCTATTCCTAATATACTTTTTATGTAAACCGTTGTAGAAACATCTGCGGTTGCCGGAACGCCTTTAGTAGCCTGAAACAAAAAGGCTGGTTTAACCCGAAAATCATCACCTTGCTGCCCCGAAAGATAGGCGCCCTGGACATAATAATGATTACGGAAGTAGGTATTCTTTTCCGCTGAAGCTACACCTAATGAACGTAAATTGAATTGCGGTACCGAAACGCCTAAGTAATAGTTATCGCTGTAGTACATTACACCAAAACCCAAGTTTGGCCGTGTCTCCCGAACGTCACTATACAAAAACATCGGATCATCAGGAGCTACAGACGAATAACTAGCTACATATCTCCGCACTCCTGCATCCATGGATACAGCCAGATAGCCCTTTTCTGATAACCGCACTGATTTGGCAAAGTAAGCATTAATCTCTGTTTGATGCTCAACAGCAAACTTATCGTCCATAACAGTTATACCTGCGGCTGCTCCAATACGTTGTAGTGGAAAGGCACTGCTGAAAAGAAAGGTAGATGGGGATCCTTCGATCCCCGCCCATTGCTTGCGGTATATAGCTGAAACCGAACCCTGCTCATCCAGCAACGAATAAGTATGGTTAATCGGGGTCAGGTTGTTCATATATTGCGTATAGGTAAACAGTTGCTGAGCTTTCGACTGAAGCATACAGCTCAGCAGAACAAGCACAAGGCCGGCAACCTTCCAATTGAATATATTGTTAATTGTAGTCATTACTTTTATGACGCTTTGTTTTTTTGTCATTGTTTTTGTTTTCCTTAATTCTGTAGCTGCCTTTAGTATTTAAGTATAAACCAACCTGTTTTTCTTCTGCCTTCTCCATTTACCGTATACTCCAGCAGATAGAAGTAGGTACCAGCCTGCTGCATGGCTCCGGTTATATTTGAATGCCCATCAAATGCATTGCTTGCATTATTGTAATTCTGGGTATCAAATATTTTTACGCCATTGCGGTTGATAACTGTTACCCGATTAACAGGGTGCTCATTAATACCTTCTATGTAAAGCACATCATTAATACCGTCGCCATTAGGTGATACTGCCTGACGAACAAGCACCTCACTACCCGAAGCATCTACCACTTCGAAGGTTTGCTTTACAGTAGTTGCCGGCAGGTAATTGGCATTACCCTCCTGGGTGGCCGTAATGGTTATACTGCCTAATCTGTTTGCACTTAAGGTTTGACCGTTAACAGATGCAATTACCGGATCTGAAGTAACCAAAGTTACTGGTAATCCTGAACTGGCTGTTACTGCCGACAGACTGTATTGTACACCCTTTAACTGGTTAGGTATAATAGCAAAATTGATAATTTGCGGCGCTTTGTTCACTATCAAGGTGTGTGTTACTGATGGCATGTTAGTGTAATTACCATTAGCAGCCAAGGTTGCCGTTATAGTAGAAACACCCGCACCTACAATATGAATTTTACCATT
This region includes:
- a CDS encoding ABC transporter ATPase yields the protein MQFSKNSRIWIYQSGCELTPAETSQIQQQLDSFTQDWTAHNHQLKATGIVHYNRFIILVVDESQADASGCSIDKSVRFLKELEQKYNTNLFDRFDMAYRDGDRILSASRAKFENLIKEGKITPDTIVFNNTIQTLSELENKWEVPFKESWHAQLFGSLMPA
- a CDS encoding helix-turn-helix domain-containing protein, whose product is MAIETKFICLEDTAFEELIKRVVAQVKAQTDNKEDKWIDASEAMKKLRISSRTTLQNLRDDGSIEFTKLSEKHILYNTHSIDRYLEKHAKKTF
- a CDS encoding LEM-3-like GIY-YIG domain-containing protein, which translates into the protein MHKEFSQAVAEKIGYYVYLLKDPRNNTIFYIGKGKGNRVFNHINCEIEDATNNDKLTLIKDIGNDNVERYILRHNLTEEQAFEIESACIDLLGLENLSNKVLGHDAWERGLKSIDEMVQHYDAKPITIDEPAIIIKINRLYVRNMSEIDLYYATRHKWKVGLNRKKVKYAIAAYKGLVREVYTIEGWTKCDDGRFEFFDQVAPIDIRMKYNNKSLENYIKKGAQNPFQYVNI
- a CDS encoding IS3 family transposase → MVAYLLEGYSVSISRACRVVKLPKSMFYYRNVRDDSETINKLVELAEKHPTEGQDLYYSRIRQQGFQWNYKRVRRVYLLLGMNKRRKVRRRVPARVRVPLIVPEQAGQTWSMDFMCDVLVNKRRFRTLNIIDDYNREVIAIEAAHTMPATRVTQILERSIHEQGKPSCIRVDNGPEFISKEFKDWCASKGIEVQYTQPGKPMQNGYIERFNRTFRENILDAYLFEDINQVQILADEWMEDYNYSRPHEALGGITPDLYKRLNCGDIENSGEFPTSPQLQQQ
- a CDS encoding transposase, which codes for MKEYEGGRELTDICRELGIHKSTFYNWRKKYAGMDSQELKRLKELEEENRKLKHMYAELALDNKMLKDVLSKKF
- a CDS encoding PorP/SprF family type IX secretion system membrane protein translates to MTKKQSVIKVMTTINNIFNWKVAGLVLVLLSCMLQSKAQQLFTYTQYMNNLTPINHTYSLLDEQGSVSAIYRKQWAGIEGSPSTFLFSSAFPLQRIGAAAGITVMDDKFAVEHQTEINAYFAKSVRLSEKGYLAVSMDAGVRRYVASYSSVAPDDPMFLYSDVRETRPNLGFGVMYYSDNYYLGVSVPQFNLRSLGVASAEKNTYFRNHYYVQGAYLSGQQGDDFRVKPAFLFQATKGVPATADVSTTVYIKSILGIGANYRTNNEMAGILSVQVDGLRLGYAYQFGTANNNISQFTFATHEIMLTYSFGSRGNNSHKLL